In the Chryseobacterium foetidum genome, ATATTTACAGAAAAAATGACGTTAAATCTTCTACTTTGTGCTCGTAATTCTACGAAGCCTATAGTTCATCAGTTATTTGAAACAGGAAAAGAGCTAAAAATTGGAGAATCTTTTGAGTATGGGTCATACTATCAAAGCCTCCTGAACAAACGCACAGAAAAATATTTTGAAAATAGTGAGCTCGAACCCGGTATCTATAAGGTTATCAATGTTGATAAAAATGAATCTGAACAGTTCTTAAATGTAAAATTACAACTTACATAAATTACAATGCACCTTTACAGGTGCTTTTTTTATTCGGTAAAGTGATTACTATAATGACTATACGGGTTGATGTGTAAGATCTCAGAACTGCATATGTCAATTAAATAAAAGACCTGCGATCAATAATGATGTAAGCATTTAATAACTTCACTTTTTTTTTGATTTCGCTTATAATTTCTTTAGCATGAGTATTGTCCGGATTTATTTGCAGGGCCTTTTGATAGTTTTTCACGGTCAGTTCAAAATTCCCCAGCTCCAGATAGATTTCTCCTAAACGATCAAAGGCATTAGTCCCATAGGAAAAGAGCAAAATATTTGATTTGAATAATTCCAATGTGTCTTTCAGTCTTTTCTGCGCAGCCTCTTAATAGCCCCAGTTATTTATATCGCTTTCTGTCAGTACAGAATCTTTGATTTTGGATTTTAAGTTTTCTACGGTCTCCGTGACATTTTTGTAACCATCTTTGTCTGAGAATAACTTTAATTTTTGCAGAGGGTAGTATTCCGAATTCATTTTCAACTTTAATATAAGGTATTAATGATTCGGTAATTAGTCTTTGAAGCCATACGATGTGCAAAGGTAGAAATTGGTCAGTACGACTACTGCTAAATAATCTCTTGGATATACAGACAGGGCTGAAATATTGCTACTGTTAGAGCTTCCGCTGGAAATTCTTTCTGTCAATAACAGGTCAGCCTTCACTCTCAACATTTAAGATAGGAAAATAATTCAAAAAAACCAACGGTCATCCTTAAACGACCATTGGTTAAATTAATTATAAAAAATAGAAAGTGTTTTATCTCTTCATCACTTTACCGGTAAGGTTTCCCTTGACAGTTGTAATTTTTATAATATAGTGTCCTGTTGAAAGACCTTGCATTTGGATTTTGTTATCATTATTCTCAAATTTACCCTG is a window encoding:
- a CDS encoding tetratricopeptide repeat protein, which produces MELFKSNILLFSYGTNAFDRLGEIYLELGNFELTVKNYQKALQINPDNTHAKEIISEIKKKVKLLNAYIIIDRRSFI